From Anopheles funestus chromosome 3RL, idAnoFuneDA-416_04, whole genome shotgun sequence, a single genomic window includes:
- the LOC125770395 gene encoding uncharacterized protein LOC125770395, whose translation MKLCAFLLLAVLGCARAEQFEGYFYPKPSCPLPETVYITRTETDYQRYTETVASPVYGDEQTVVSSVYITNTYTATVPVYQTVTNTVTYTVTPPLQPVQTVYSTVTLPPIVSTTTVVTATPVYRTQTETRTVTQPPVTLPAQVIYSTVQLPPVTRTETSVYTTTTPVIQTVQDYRTVTLPPVTLPAQTIYSTVQLPPVTRTETSVVTRTSQVVQTVRDTVTVPPVTLPAQTIYSTVQLPPVTRTSTSVYTTATPVYQTVTDTRTVTLPGVPVQGQTIYSTVTLPPVTRTVSSVYTQPGGFQTVYITQTEVQRDQLQGQTIYSTVTLPAVTKTFCAPTYLPPQNTLAAYNQGRYTNGLF comes from the coding sequence GCCTTCCTTTTGCTGGCCGTGCTGGGCTGTGCTCGGGCGGAACAGTTTGAAGGATATTTTTACCCGAAACCGAGCTGTCCACTGCCCGAAACGGTGTACATCACGCGTACGGAAACGGATTACCAGCGTTACACGGAAACGGTCGCTTCTCCGGTGTATGGCGATGAGCAGACGGTTGTGTCGTCCGTTTACATTACGAACACCTACACAGCGACGGTGCCTGTGTACCAGACGGTCACAAATACCGTCACCTACACCGTTACACCACCGCTGCAGCCGGTCCAAACGGTTTACAGCACGGTAACGCTGCCACCGATCGTATCCACCACGACCGTTGTAACGGCGACTCCGGTCTATCGTACGCAAACGGAGACTCGTACCGTTACACAGCCTCCCGTAACGCTACCGGCACAGGTTATCTACTCGACCGTACAGCTGCCACCAGTAACGCGCACGGAAACGTCCGtctacaccaccaccacacccGTCATCCAAACCGTGCAGGACTATCGCACCGTTACCCTGCCACCGGTAACACTTCCGGCTCAAACCATCTACTCGACCGTACAGCTACCACCGGTAACGCGTACGGAAACTTCCGTCGTTACACGCACCAGCCAGGTTGTACAGACCGTGCGCGACACCGTTACGGTTCCACCGGTAACGCTGCCAGCACAAACCATCTACTCCACCGTACAGTTACCACCGGTAACGCGTACCAGCACATCCGTCTACACAACGGCCACACCCGTCTATCAGACCGTTACCGATACGCGTACCGTTACACTGCCTGGTGTACCAGTGCAAGGTCAAACCATCTACAGCACCGTAACGCTACCGCCCGTTACGCGTACCGTCAGCTCGGTCTACACGCAACCGGGCGGCTTCCAGACGGTCTACATCACCCAGACGGAGGTGCAGCGCGATCAGCTACAGGGCCAAACGATCTACAGCACCGTAACGCTACCCGCCGTTACGAAGACCTTCTGTGCACCGACCTATCTGCCACCGCAGAACACGCTCGCTGCCTACAACCAGGGACGCTACACGAACGGACTGTTTTAA